The stretch of DNA CCAGACAAAAATCGAATTCCATGACCAGTTCTACATGCAAATCTAGGGAGgaacaacaaacaaaacaatCGCTTTTTGAAGGGTTAGCATGCAAACCAGAGAAATCAACAAAGTGATCTAAGTAACATTTCAGAACTTTAACAGACTCTTTATCTCCTTGAGAAAAAAGTAAGAGATCATTAGCAAACATGAGAATAACCAAGCCTAGTTGATGACACTTCCAATGATATTGAAAGTCATCTTCCTGGGAGTGATACTTCACAATACCATGGAGGATTTACATgacaagaacaaacaaataagGCAATAAGGGGTCCCCTTGACGAAGACCACGCCCTCCATGAAAGAAACCAAGAAGATGCCTGTTAATCTTGACTGAATACATAAGGGAGGTGACACAAGCTTTAATCCAATAATAGAAACACAAAGGAAAATTCTTAAGTCCaagaaccaaaagaaaaaactcCCAATTCACAAAGTCATATGCCCTACTTAAGTCAACTTTTAAGGCACAATGGGGAGGACCACGCAAGAGGAGCTCCTGGCCTAACAAAATATTATCCCCGATAAAGCGACCAAACACTAAAGCTATCTGAGTGGCATCCATTAAATGAGACAAAAATGGTTTGAGGCGGTTAGCAAAAATCTTATAAATGACCTTGTAGATCACATTACAACAAGAGATGAGCTTGAATTGACTAGGGTACTCTGGATGAGGGACCTTAGGGATAaaactgttggaaatgtatgccctaaagacacgttttgtttaatttatggtaatgatgtttcttttagtcagtttatggcacatatattatttgcatttaattgttggaaaagtgtccatgctattaagtaagtgattcatgtgatgggtcgttcttcacagttaggcatgaatcatgggtacttaataagcaagaactaggcattctatcatgataagatcattgtgcaatagatcctaatggaggatggcttgccttagccagtaaacagtccatttactctaattgtacaagcgcatttggaatgcgtagagtggacctgtgatagaagctaatgacaaagtactaattatcatggagctagtctatcactgctactacgtggacgagtactctaaaacttgagtattagttggtggtctagtgaacctagagctatattcttagattcactgtaggtgaggtctatcagagatcaataaccttttgagttgggagcatggtttctaattagctaagacagactaatacaagatagtttctgtgattcacccccttgtgattgtccaagaataatcaaataatccagggccctgggaacgtgacttaagagtgtgtgcttctgggtagctcccagtgataagcaagtacattcgagtagtcacggattattggactagtgatctaaggatggtagaaatcatttagagaggtgttagtacattattcctttctaaatgatgggtgttacgtagaggggtattttcgtcattacactagtaggtcaaagacattgcatatgcaaaattattcgtggggtcagtgttaccatatggtgatagttggaacacttagaatgacaaaatatagctactaggtagcaaggatattttggtcattttagtagccgtgaataatttgtcttttggtccccgggatagctcgatataactcatgtattatttaatacatttggcttgttgggtgaattacattgagagagaattattttattcagaatggtccataattaattgggctagaataaaataatagttcattagtttttaattaattaattgggctaacccaattagaaaattaattaaatgaacttggcccactagggttctaaccctagggttctccctatatatattctctctttggttatttttcatctaaggttttttttactcttcttcaccaaaagagaggccacgagttttgagtcataccttggaagatcaagagaacattcaagttctgatgcgaaggagccgaaggattgtaggacagccgtcatctccaccacgagaagaagctcccgcccatcctccccctatcgcttcattccgtccggtaatccgaaggaaaagtaagtttcctagattctaatcaatacgaggaaagtttttatttaaaaacgcttccgttgcatgctatgtatcctcgtgatgatccttcaAAAACTAATAATTGTAGCATTCACTTCTCCAAGAAATTGTCCTGATTGGAAGAAATTACAAACACTCACTATAAAGTTAGGATCGACCACGTCCTAGGCCTAacgaaaaaatttaatagtgaAACCATCTAGGCTAGGGGCTTTATCATTACCCATAAAGAACAAAGGAAATTTAACTTTCTCGGAAATCACATCCTTATTAAGCTTAGGCCAACATTCAAGTGAAATAGAATGCTCCACATACCTAGTGACATCTTTCTGAGATAATGAAGAAACATGAGAACGAGGGCATAAGAGAGCatggaaatgagagagaaacacCTAGGACACTTCATcctctaagtgtaatttatccatttttcagagaccaaaaagtgtaattaaaaatggcTCGAGGACCAAGTCGCAAGGGtttaagtgcaaattatccgaaaagtttgggccaaggtgtagttcttgaaatcttaaaaatatctcttcaaggtattatggatttcaaattcgaatcaaatggagctttggattccaaactctattaaattcaattaagagacgagtggtgcatttgagttggatgcacatgggagaaatgatgaaacattatcttcaatgacacatggaaATCaatcattggccacttggaagataagataaggtcacatgatggctcataatgaccctttgaggtggcatttcatgattggctaaggaaaagcttacttagctttcaagtttgcaaaagtttccaaaccttatccctaaggacatgtggcaagcattcattggccacttggagataggatttgaagtgtaatgatgagaaatgtggaaaatgcaattaatcGTGTGGGATGTAattgtaatgatgggaaatgtagaaaatgtaatttaccatgtgggatgtaatgatggaaaatcttgaaaatctaattaaaaatatggaggcacaaatccctagggacacatagcatattttaattggatgctcatggatggaatgatgacgcgacacatggcgcgatttggtttgccaaagtttcctataaataagggctttggggttattcattttgggcaccaagtaagGAGGAAAATGAAGGGAGTTTGAGAAAGGAAATcttatagaaaaaaaaggagagagtCGAGGGAGAATAAGACTTGACAGAATTTTTaggtctttctcgaagttcgtgccaagcagtaagaaaaactgcgagaaaacccattccgcTCATTGTAAACCGTGTTTTCTAAGGTAActgatcaaggtgagtgattcttgcatgttttgtgacattttgagcatttgttgcttcacttgtgtgtggatgttggcttgtatatcatgcctttgtggcttacatgtcatattttcccttgattatgcatattccttctactttgtcatatatcatgtttgtgttggtgactgtggctagttgttgggccatcatggaagaactcgtgctcttacggtgagccaagggtgactatgatgaccgtgggagtgattgcaacaccttggcattgctaccacaggggttgatttcataatggcattattgcatttgcacgcatgtactctcattttctgagtcactcacttagatgtcattatctaacttgggtgtttcatacccctaggacattcaacgtcccaggtatattagcatgccagGTACCCCGAAGACAAAAAGGCTATGAGGAGgccgatgtttagtttaacttcatgttATTCATGTGCTATGAATCTTATGTAacctttgaatttatttgagacttgtgtatcacaattgtataaacatggggttatgtaaggcttggattCACCTTATATGTTGTTGAGTGTGTAAGTCGGGGTTACTATGTATTCAACATGGTaagagttgtttgttggattttaGAAGTTTTCGAATGatgcattgtgaatagcagctaggatactcaagattgtaagaagtgtgtgtgCGGGTGTCCTGCAATTTTACCTTCAGTGATGTATTGTTTGTTGGAATATTGGAGGTCGTGAGCATTTCTGATACTTGTAAAGGAACTATGGTGGAAACcccatttatttagctttgattaacctttcaggttcgatccaacacttccattggtaagggtttccataacaccCGTGGCGATGTTAGCTTGTATTTTGCatcattgtgtatttggaaaagtggggcgttacatttaGGGATGCCCCGACGTGCCCAGTTTTATCTTGGACGCTTATGCGTGCTGGCAGGTGTGGTAGCTCCTACCCGAGCGAGTTTCGACTCGTAGTACATGTACAGTCTGCTTTCACGGCAGTAGTAAGTTTGTTataaggacttgggtgctaaTGCATTTCTTATTCGGGCCCCAAGATCCTGTATGTAAGCATTGTTACTTCTATAATTGATACTTGTATCAGTTTATGAGATtgcatggcatgttatgcataAGTTTcggtttgttatgcacttgagatGCAAGTTTACTCTTAGCATTTACTATACCcgtctttttttttctttatgggCTTactgagtcatttggactcaccttattttctcttcattccaggtaaaggcaaagACCCGATTGGGAGCGAGTCTAGTAGTTCTCGACTTCTTGGCTAGGCAATGTACATGGCCATGCAGACTTAGCAGTTGTCAGCTTGGGGGTTTCTTTTTGTGCATTTTGTTGCTTTCGAActgtatttttcttcaatttatttagttttgtaTGGATTGTGCTTATTTTGTGGTCGGTGTGCCagtgttgtatgttatgcatgcctgAACTATGTAAGCCTAAAGATTAGTTGTTGTATAGCAGGTTGAGATTTTGATATACATGCTGGAATGACAAGTTTCTTTTATCAGttttctcttgatatttataagTGGCATGCATGACAGGTTCTTCTAGATTAAGTTGTTTCTTTTTTAGTAAGGCACCCGCTTTGGTTCTTTGAAAATCTAGATGAAGGCCTTACAAGAAATGACATGGCCATAGTTATTATTTAGAGATTTCATACCTCACTTAATATGCTTAAGTTTTTGAACGAGACGATACATAGGCCATTCATCACAATCCTACTCCCAATAAGACTGGACAATATGGAGAATGGAATGCTTAGTGAGGTGATTATTAAAACGAAAACAACCACCAAACCTATTACAATTCCCTTGAAGATCAACAACCATAAGGCTATGGTCAGATATACCTTATAAGAAGAAGATGGCACAACTATCGCCAAAGTGCATTAGCTAGCCATCATTAACGAGAATTCTCTAAGTTTACGATATATACAATTTGTCTTGTTGTgattgtcaaaaaaaatataagggcattttgtatattttgtgtagtaaaattattttataaggTTGCTGAGTATAACAGAGAAgttgaattgaattttaattataattatttaatcaacaTTTGAATTTAGTTGGTACATTCaaaatttgatccaaattaaagaataataaacaCTTTTTTGGTAACATTAATTGTCGGTATTGGCAGCTTTGTGGAATGGCCAATTTTGGCACTTATTTTACAGAATACCTGTCATGCCCTGCCTTTATTCCAAACGAGGATAAATTACTCTCTAATTTACAtttgatgatgatatatgaATAGGGTCATCTTTTTCaccttatcttttaaattttagacattttaaattcattatttgaatataatttgttaaaaggtattaaaaatttagttttacaaaataaaaaactttgaAATAAGGCATACATAATTgtcattttaaattacaaattgtGAAAGACTTCTTTTAAATaatgttgttttattttgtggaGTTTTTATTGCTCACACAAGCTTGTCCAATTTCTCCCACAAAGTCTTGATATTTGTCTCTTAAGCAACATGATAAAAGACATTATTATCAATTCATTGTCAAATCAAACCAACAATCTTTTTTTATTAAGCCGTTCCCATTCCTTTTCTAACTTGTCTTGTGGTTTGATAGTCACTCTTAATAGTCATAAaaatcttaacaaaataaaatgtccTCCATTCTAGGCTGTCCTAGATAGTTCAATAATGtcaatttaaatataacattattaTTCTCTAATTAATCCTCACAAAAGTACCATCCTGCAACTCAAGATACCAATTATTAAGTAAAACTAGGCCGTTAAGCCAAGGGCAAGGACATTATTAACACATCTAAttcttctccaaattaaatAGTCAAACAACACagtaacaaaaataaacaaatcaagcCCAAACAAAACGAAGCTCAATTTGATTCATATACAACCCTAAAAGTATTTAGTCATACTCCAAGTGACCAACATAgagtaatatattatatatatagtaatcaCTTTTGTCACGAAAGCAAACAATATAGTTTTCGTTTCTCTTTTCTATACACCCATTCTAACTGCCACAAGCCATGCACTCTTCGCGGTTCGTCAATGAGCATACCATTTGTGACATTTTTGTGCTCACATCATCATCTTCCATTTTGGTTTTTTCCTGGCATTGTAAAGAATTCGTAtcaataaaatggaaaaattaattgaaatgataAAGATTACTGCAGTCAGCTAATCCATTACTTTAAGCATGGAAGTATCCACTGTGAACTTGATGGCATCTGCTGCTGCCCGTGACCTCAGGTAATACATCCCAGTTTTCAAACCCTTTTTTTCAAGGAAAACAAAACGAATTAGGAAATAAGGACATTCATTTACCAATCACAAAcactaattaactaattaataacTTTTTCTTCACTAAACTAGTCCATCAGATTCAGGAATCAGTTAATTTGAGAATTACTTGTACCCTACATAACTAGAATCACTGCTAATGTCAAATGAAAACCCCAACTCTGATCAcctaaaacaaaatcaatatgGGTAATAATAAAATCCAGTTTCCCGTTCAGTCCTGGGCTATTTTGCACAATAAAAAGAggcataattttcaaaaaacaaaCATTAAGACATCCCAGGACCATCTAATTGGCATCAACCACATGAACACACAACTTAAAAGATCCCTGAAACCACCGGATGCCAAGTAAAAGAAAAGTTCTTACCTTTGACCACGTGTGGAAGTGCAAGGAAGTTAGCTTTCCAAAATTCGGTTGATCCATGTGTATATTTAGGCTTTGACTCTGGTCTATGTAGCATCCCCGATCAACAGCCATATCAACCAGAGTCCTTTGCTTGATCTCCCAAACATTCCTGATGCAGCACAATCCATTAGTCCAGGGGgagaatgaagaaaaggaaaataaacatGTGACTTTGAAATTTACTTGTAAATAACTTTAAGCTCATCAGGAACTTCTGGGATTTTCTGAACAGAACCATCCTCATAAATTATATTGTTCTTTAGAGCAAGGGACCAAAGACCCAGCTCAGTTAAGTCATGAAGAAGATGCTTATTCACAACAACAAACTCGCCACTGAAAAGGGAAAGTATTATTAGATGGCAGGAAAGAATCAATCCTAATTCACTCAATTGCACAAGGACCCAAACCTTAAAACTCTCCGGCTATAAATGTTGGAGGTATATGGCTCAAAGCACTCATTGTTTCCAAGAATCTGGCTGGTTGAAGCAGTGGGCATAGGTGCTACAAGAAGAGAATTTCTTACTCCATTCCTTGTTATCATATTTCGTaggacatcccaatcccatcgACTTGAAGGGGTTACCCCCCACATGTCCGGTTGAAGAATCCCCTGAACAAAAAGGTAGCCTTATGAGCGTATTAAACTATTATTGAGCAAGCAACTGACAGTATTATATGGCCCAAGATACTCAAACCACAAACAGCTGTACAAAATTGATGAGCAAAAGGCACCACAAGGCCTCAAGTGGTTCCCTCTGCCAGATGTTGAGAGTTGCATGACTAACTTTTTAATGActtgaagaaaaaggaaatttagCAGAGCACCATGGCACTAAAAGAGGCAACAGTTGAAAACTAGTTATCAAAACAATTAGTGTACAAGGACAGCCAGACCAACAGAAGCCACACAGCCAGATTACTTAACTACCAGGACAGGTACCCACTACCAACAGAACCAAATTAGAAGACAAATAGCTTCTTTTCACTGGCAAAGAATGTTCCATTACTGAAGCATACCTTGCTCACAGGGCTTCCATTATATGTCTCATAGGGACCATCCTTTCCAGCCAGCTCAGAAGAAGCTTTTAGAGCATGGTAGTATATGGTctcaaatatatctttgttCAGCTGTTGAGCCTGCATCCACAGCCATCAGATCATCACTTTATATGATCCAATTAGAAGCTACATTAGAGTAGCCCATTGAGAAGTTCTATTTTACCTCTGATGAATCAAATGCCATGCCAAGTAAAATGAAGGTATCTGCAAGACCCTGAACTCCAATACCAATGGGTCTGTGTCGAAGATTTGACCTTTTTGCAGTTTCTACGGGGTAATAGTTGACATCAATTATTTTGTTCAGATTTGTTGTAACTATTGCAGTAACCTGTCCCAACAGCTAAgaaattaaggcccaacttcGAGAAAATATAATGTTCACAGAACAGAAAGATGGATGTAAAATAGGAAGTGTCACACAATTAGGACGGATGAAAGGATCAGACctcggctagtttttcaaaatcaaaatatcgGTTCTTAGACCCACGGCTGCCAACAAGCTTAGATGGCTGTGATTCCACTGGAACCCCCTGCAACGGACAAAATAGTATCAGGCCTATTGCAAACAATATAGATGACAAAAACTACTTTTATACATGCATGCCGCAAACAAGATACCTTCTCTCTAACAAATCGTGGTAAAGCAATTGATGCCAAGTTGCACACAGCAGTTTCTGTTGGGCTTGTGTACTCAATTATCTCAGTGCACAAGTTTGAAGACTTAATAGTGCCCAGATTTTGCTGATTGCTTTTTCTATTGCAAGTATCCTGgaaaaatgtaaacaaattagtagaaataaaaatttgaatcaGAAGATATaagaatacaaaattattagttttCTTATGTCACCTTATATAGCATGTAAGGAGTCCCAGTT from Diospyros lotus cultivar Yz01 chromosome 6, ASM1463336v1, whole genome shotgun sequence encodes:
- the LOC127803541 gene encoding ribonucleoside-diphosphate reductase large subunit, which gives rise to MYVVKRDGRQESVHFDKITARLKKLSYGLSVDHCDPVLVSQKVCAGVYKGVTTSQLDELAAETAAALTANHPDYASLAARIVVSNLHKNTKKLFSETIKDMYNHVSERSGQKAPLIADDVYEIIMQNAARLDSEIIYDRDFDYDYFGFKTLERSYLLKIQGKVVERPQHMLMRVAVGIHKDDIDSALKTYHLMSQRWFTHASPTLFNSGTPRPQLSSCFLLCMKEDSIEGIYDTLKECAVISKSAGGIGVSVHNIRSTGSYIRGTNGASNGIVPMLRVFNDTARYVDQGGGKRKGAFAVYLEPWHADIFEFLDLRKNHGKEEHRARDLFYALWVPDLFMERVQSNGQWSLFCPNESPGLADCWGEEFEKLYTQYERQGKARKVVQAQSLWFEILKSQIETGTPYMLYKDTCNRKSNQQNLGTIKSSNLCTEIIEYTSPTETAVCNLASIALPRFVREKGVPVESQPSKLVGSRGSKNRYFDFEKLAEVTAIVTTNLNKIIDVNYYPVETAKRSNLRHRPIGIGVQGLADTFILLGMAFDSSEAQQLNKDIFETIYYHALKASSELAGKDGPYETYNGSPVSKGILQPDMWGVTPSSRWDWDVLRNMITRNGVRNSLLVAPMPTASTSQILGNNECFEPYTSNIYSRRVLSGEFVVVNKHLLHDLTELGLWSLALKNNIIYEDGSVQKIPEVPDELKVIYKNVWEIKQRTLVDMAVDRGCYIDQSQSLNIHMDQPNFGKLTSLHFHTWSKGLKTGMYYLRSRAAADAIKFTVDTSMLKEKTKMEDDDVSTKMSQMVCSLTNREECMACGS